GCACGTGCTGTTCCTCGACATAGCCAGGCGTGCCGCTGTCACTGAGGAGCGCCGAAGGGAGCCCGACCCGCTTCAAGTTAGCCCGCACGACGGTCGGCACCGCGGAGTCGACAAAGGCCATGCCTTCCTTGGTCAGAAATTGATACTCGAAGGGACCTGCCGCCTTGTCCGTATTCTGGATTTCCCGCACGGTCTCGATCAAAACGTCTTCCAACATCGCCAGACCGATCCGCGACGTCACCACGCCGAGAAATTCGCCTTTCAGGCCTATCAGTGGTGCGGTAAACGCGATGGCTTCGACCGTATTGTTAGGCTCGTGCGTCTCCACCTCGTTGACCTGCACCTTGCCGGTGCGGACCACGGCCTCGAACCAACCGCTCTTGGCGTGGTCCTGACCGATGATCGAGGAATCGGTGGCTGTGATGAGGCGTCCATCTTTGTCGGTCACGCCCAGCCAGATATACATGGGCGAGTAGGTCGACTTCATCCATCGAAGGTATTCGTCGATGAATCGCTTGTCGAGCGTGCGGCCGGAAAAAGCGCGGGCCATCATCTGGATGTCGCCGTACCGTTCAAACATCAACCGGTCGAGCTTGTCGGCGATTTCTGCGGATGCAAGGGTGAGATTTTCTCCGGTCGCCTCGACCAGGCGCACCTCGATCGATCGGAGCATCACCGCACCGATGACGAAGGCGACGATCGTCATGCCCACGATGAGAACGGGAAGCCAGACGTAGGATCGGCGATCGGCGGCACCGGAGGAAGGCGTGGGCATCGTCACGACTCCGTCACGCAATAATTGGGCAGAAGGTGCGTAGGATGATACAAATGCTTAGACTTGGCAAGATGCGGAAGCCCCGAGTCATCCATCGTATTCACCCAGAGTGCCCCATCCGCGCGCGCCTGGCGACAGAATTCACGAAATATGAACGGACCGAGACCGGTCACCGTCCGATCGGCTACTTCGATCAGCACGCAAAACACGGCCGGCGTGAGCCACGTCCCGAGCGTATACGCGCAAATCCGGCCGCCGACACGCACGACACCCCCGATCAAGCCAAGCGCAGCATGTTCCGACAGAGCTTCCTCATGGGCCCCCGCCGCATCCTCCAGGAGCGCGCGCCCGTAGTCGTCGGCGCCAGCTGCATGTTTTTGTCCGACCCAGTCTCGGAACAGCGCAAGACAATCGTGGCGATCGTCGGATCGATAGCGCTCGAAGCGGCCGGCCTGCTCACGTACAAACCGATTGCAGGCTGCTCGCTGCGATTTGTAGGCGTCGCCGGATAAATCCGCCATCGCCGCCGCCTCGTACACATAATCCGGCTCCAGCGCCGTGACGCGATAGCCCAGCGCGCGCACCTCGGCAACCAATTCCGCAGGGAGATGTTCCACCCGTGTCACTGGTCGACCCTGGTTCTCCTCCTTCATCCCTCGAAAAGCCTCAGCCAGCGAGGACGCGATCGGCCCTTCCCCGAGAGGAGGCAGGGCGAGGAACAGACCGTCAGGAGAATGTCCAAAGAGACAGAACCGCTCCTTCACCTCGCGCCAGGAATAGGCCAGTGCTCGACGCCACATATAATGGTAGGCAAAGGAATAGGCGGCAAGTGGCTGCTCGACGCCCCGCAAGGCAAGTCGAGCGGCCGACTCAAAGCGGTCGCGATCCTGCAACCGAAGGGGCCAAGACCGGTGGAATTTCCCAAGCGAGGTCAATCGCTCCGTCACCCGATCAAGCTTTCGCATTCCGACGATATCGTCCTGAAATCTCCCAACTAATCGAGGGTTCCGCGCCAACAGGTCCACCTGCGTGTCCTCTTCGAGCCAGCGGGTCAATTGCTCCGCTGCTTGATCCAACCCGGGAGGCGGTGAGTCCAGCAGGTACGGGCACTTCGCATCCCACCCCAACAGGACCCGCTTACCGGCAGCATCCCACATGAGCGCAAAGGGATAGAGCCGACAGTCGAGCGGACGCGATTCATAAATCCTGCAGTGGGCGGTGGTCGGATCGAAGGCGGGACAGAGGTATCCCTCTCCATGCGGATGCGGCACCAATTCCACCTGTCCGCCGCCCTGATGGGGAAGCACGTCGGCTGAGAGTCCGGCGGCAATCGCCTGCGATCGTTCCTCTGCGGAGAAGTAGGGACGGAGAAAACTGTCCCGCTCGGGAAATCGGCAACACACGTCACACTGGAGACAAACCCGGCTTGGGACGATTTGCAGCGGTGAACCAGCCATGGATTCTGCGGGCGGCCTGAGCGGGACCGGAACGGTTGTGCCAGCCATGAGATGTGCCGACATTGTATCACTACAAGCTCAGCGCGCCTATCGGCCCGCGCGGATTTCCGCCATGCCCTCTCGAAACGACCAATCACTTGACCGCCTGCGGCATCGCTGTGATACTTAAAACGTTAAGGCATTTACCTTAAAGGTCATCCATGGGCGTGCCCGACCAGCCTGATTCCCCACAGTACGATCCGCAGGCGCTACTGAATGCCCAGCCGGTCAGCCTCATCATCATTGAACCGGCCAGCTATCGGGTGCTCTATCAAAATTCCGCCTCGCAAGCTCGGTTCGGCCGGATGATCGACCGGACGTGCCACCAGGAAATCGCCGGCTGCGCCACCCCCTGCGCCTACTGCAAGGCTCCTGCAGCGCTTCAGACGGGACACACAACCTCCAACGAAGTGCAATTGCGCAACGGCACCTGGGTGCTCATCCAATGGAGCTGCGTGCCGACCGGCGATGGGCAGGTGCACCTGGCCGAATCCATCACGGACATTACCGCCCTGAAACAGGAACAGGCTCGGACCAATTCGCTCAACATCCAACTGCAAGAAGCCAATCGACAATTGACACACCTGAACGAGCAACTCAGGGATAAGTCCGTTCGCGACGGACTCACCGGCCTGTACAACCATAGCTACTTCCAAGAATCGATTGCGCAGCTGGCGGCGACCGCGGAACGCACGAACAGCCCGCTCTCGTTGATCTTCATCGATTTGGACAACTTCAAAGAGATCAACGACCGCTATGGCCACAAGGCCGGCGACGAGGTGTTGCGGGGCATGGGGTGGCTGCTTGACAGCCGTCAAACCTTGGAGCCGGGCGCGCATATCGGGCGGTCGTCCGACGTCCCGGCTCGTTACGGCGGAGACGAATTCGCGATCATCCTGCCCAACACGCCGATCGATGGCGCCGTGATCCTGGCGGAGCGGTTGTTCCGCCGCATCGCCACCTTGATGCTGCTCCCGGAGTTTTCGACGTTGACCGACGCTGCGTTTTCGCTGACGGCAAGCATCGGCGTCGCCGGCCTGCCGCTTCACGCGAAGTCGCCCGGCGAGTTGATCATCGCCGCCGACCGGGCGGTCTATGCCGCCAAAGCCGCAGGACGGAATTGCGTGCGCGTCTGCGCCGAAGCGTCCGAACGAACAGCCCCGTCGTCCCGCACCTGAGCACGTCACCGTCCGGTTCCCCTCAGACCTGTTCACCCGAGGATCGCGCACACCCCATCCGCTCTTGTACCCACCCGAAAACCCATGTTACGATTTCCTTCGCCTCGAGTCGGACCGCGCGCGGGTCGCACGGGCGAGCCACTCGCGTCGAGGGCATGGCTTTGACACCAGCACAGCATTCCGAAGAATTCTTGCATTCCACCGATAGCCGTCGGCGCTGCCTGGCAATCCGTGACGCCTTGATCCGAGCGGGGCTCTACCCTCCCGGGACCGGTGCGACTGCGCCTACCGGTGGTCCAGCCGGCTTCCGAATCGCGCCCGACCCCTTTTCCCTCTCCGCCTCGGACTTTACGTTTCTTCAAAACCTCGGGCCGCTGCTCCTCTCATTCTATCGGGCGTTGAACCGGCTCTATGTCGACAGCACACGCAACCTGCAACCGAGCTGGGTCGCCTCCTACCTCGACCAGGGCAAACCGGAATCGTTGATCGCCTACAGCCGCATGAATCGCTTCCGTAACCACCTCCCGGCCGTCATCCGGCCCGACATCATTCCCACCGCCGACGGAATGGTCATCACAGAACTCGATTCCGTCCCAGGCGGCATCGGGCTCACGGCCTGCCTCACGGCAGCCTATGATGAGCAGCGCGGCAAGACGGCATCGGCAACCCGTTCGACGAATCCGGCCGGCCCAGACGGGATGATCCAACAGTTCGCCGCCATGCTCCGCTCGCAGCAAGCCGACCACCCAGGCTGTATCGCCATCGTCGTGTCCGAAGAGGCGAAGGACTATCGGCCGGAGATGCAGTGGATGGCGGAACAGCTCCGCGAGATTGGGTGCGAGGCGTACTGCGCCGAGCCGAAGGCGGTGCGGTTTTCGGAGGCGGGCTTATCGCTTGAAAGGCCAGCCGGTGTGCGCCCGATCGGGCTGATCTACCGGTTCTACGAGCTGTTCGATTTGAAAAATATCCCGAAGTCCGAACTGACGATGTACGCCGTCAAGAAAGACACGGTTGCCGTCACGCCGCCCTACAAACCGGCCCTGGAGGAAAAGCTGGCCTTCGGGCTGTTCCACCATCCTGAGCTCGAACCATTCTGGAAGAAGACCTTGGATCAGGATGCCTATACGACCCTGCATCGACTATTGCCCCGCACATGGATCCTTGATCCGCGTCCGGTGCCCCCGTCGGCCGTGATCCCGCACCTCCAGATGGGAGGCCAAGCCATTTCGGATTTCCGCCGATTGGCCGATGGAACACAGAAGGAGCGGCACCTCGTGATCAAGCCGTCCGGCTTCTCCGAGCTGGCCTGGGGCAGCCGGGGGGTCTCGATCGGCCACGATCTCCCTCAGTCGGAATGGGCGCAGGCGCTGGACCAGGCGCTGGAGCGTTTCTCGACGACCCCCTCCGTGCTGCAAGAGTTTCACAAAGGCCGGCAGTTCGAATGCCGATACTACGACGAGGCGACCGATCAGATCGCTTCGATGTCGGCGCGAGCGCGCCTCTCGCCGTATTATTTCGTGGTCGGAGAAAAGGTCGAGCTCGGGGGCATGCTGGCTACCCTGTGCTCTGCCGAAAAGAAGATCATTCACGGCATGGTCGACGCAATCATGGCGCCCTGCGCCCTTGAGGTCTAGCCCTTACGCGATGACCCGACCTTTGCCTTTTTCGCCAGTTCTTGATACGTGGTACTCATGGCTTTGACGCTCTATCATGTCGAATGGTGCCCCGATTGTGCCGTCGTGCGCGATCGGCTCGAAGAATTGAACCTCACCTATGAAGGCATCATCGTGCCGGACTTCCGTCCCATGCGGAAACTGGTGCACGAAGTTTCCGGCCAATACTATGTGCCCGTGCTGAAAGACGGCGATACGATCCTGACGGAAACCCACGACATTCTTGCCCACCTGGATACCCACTACGCCAAGGCAGACTCGTGACCACGGGATCCCGGACCGACAACTGGACGAAGAACAACGGAACAATCCTTCCGTTCGGCAACCGAGGCCTCGCGTGTCCGGCTTGAGGATTCCGTAAGCGAAAGGACATCGACGTGGACGACTGGAAACGCATTCTGGCTGACAGCGTCGTCAAGCCGAAGGACTTGGCGGAACGGCTCGGTGTGGATCCGAAGGAAGTCGAAGACATCGTCGGCGACTATCCCATGCGCATTACGCCGACGGTGCTGGCGACCATCAAACACAAGGACGACCCGATTTGGAAACAGGTCGTGCCGGACCGCGCCGAGATGGCCGATGCCGATGCGGAAGATGATCCTCTCGAAGAAGACCTGATGAGCCCGGTGCCGCACCTGGTCCACCGGTATCCGGATCGAGTGCTGCTGATGGTGACCAACCAATGTCCCATCTATTGCCGCTTCTGCACGAGAAAGCGCCTCGTCGGAAAGCCCGGTTTCCTTAAGAAGGGGGAATTGGACCGCGCCATCGCCTATCTCCGCGAACACCAGGAAGTTCGCGACGTCATTCTGTCGGGCGGCGATCCGCTGCTTCTGCCCGATCACCTCCTGGAGCGCATCCTCAAGGCCCTGCGCACGATTCCCCATTTGGAACTCATCCGCATCGGCTCACGGGTGCCAGGCACGCTCCCGGAACGAATCACGCCGAAACTGTGCGAGATCATCAAGAAATACCATCCCCTATATATGAACCTGCACTTCAACCATCCGGACGAGCTGACGCCGGACGTAAAGCGGGCGTGCGGCATGTTGGCCGACGCCGGGGTTCCCCTGGGGGCGCAAACTGTGCTACTCAAAGGAGTTAACGACGATCCCGACACTATGAAACGACTCGTGCATCAACTGCTGTTGGCCCGCGTGAAACCCTATTACCTCTACCAAGCGGATCTCACCAAGGGAACGAATCACTTCCGAACCCCGGTCGAGAAGGGGCTCGAGATCATCAAGGCTCTTCAGGGGCATACCAGCGGGATGGGCGTGCCGCACTTCGTGATCGACGCTCCCGGCGGAGGCGGCAAGATTCCTTTGTTACCGGCCGATTACCTGGTGCATGCGGACGAAGACAGCGTGGTACTCCGCAACTACGAAAACAAGACCTATCATTACCCTCAACCGAAGCAGGGAACCGGCCGTGAGTTGCCTATGGTGGGGGTCCGATCGAGCTACGACTCCCTGAGCGAAAACAGCTACCCAGACCGTGACGGGTATGCGGCCTGGGGAAACAGCTGCGGCGGGGATCCGGACGACTTGTGACACGCGCACGCAGCGGGCAGGGCATTCTGCCCTACCAGCAGATCACGCAATTGATCGCGAAGGGCGCCATCAAGGCCGACCCTCCCGTCGAAAGTCGGCAAATCCAACCAGCCAGCCTCGACCTTCGGTTGGGTGCCAAAGCGTACCGGCTCATCAGCAGCTTTCTCCCGGAACTCTCCGCCATCAGCAGCCGCCTGAACGTGCTCGATTTCTACCAGTCCGACCTCGTCATGTACGAGATGGATCTGACGAAGGGGGCCATCCTCGAGAAGGGCCACGTCTATTTGGTTCCGCTGCTTGAAACCTTGAACCTTCCCGCAACCGTTCGCGCACGGGCCAACCCCAAGAGCACGACGGGACGGCTGGATGTGTTTACCCGAATCGTGACCGACCTGACCTCGGGGTTCGACGAAATCCGTGCCGGCTATCGCGGCCCCCTCTTCTTGGAAGTGGTGCCCCGCTCGTTTGCCATCAAGGTGCAGACCGGCTATTGCCTGAACCAAATTCGATTCGTGCGCGGCGATGCCGCGGTGGCGGATGGCGCACTGCAAAAGGTCCATACCGGCGCGCCGTTGCTGTACCACAACAGCGCACCCCCGAGGCCTGTCGCGGCCAAGGACTTTCGAACCGACCGCGGACTGTTCCTCCGAATCAATTTAACCGGCGGGGACCGGAAGGACGGGGTCATCGGTTATCGGGCCAAGAAAAACAGCCACGTCATCGACCTCTCCAAGATCGGCCATTACGCCGCACAGGATTTTTGGGAGCCCTTGAAGCCGCAGCGGCACGACAGCCTCTTGCTCGAACCGGAAGAGTTCTACATCCTGGCCTCGAAAGAGCGGATTCGCGTGCCGCCGGGATACGCCGCCGAAATGGTGGCCTACGAAGCCGCCTGCGGCGAACTGCGCACACACTATGCGGGCTTCTTCGATCCGGGCTTCGGCTACGGGGCCGGGGAACTGCGCGGCACCCAGGTCGTGCTCGAAGTTCGGCCGCACGATGTCCCCTTTCTCATTCACGACGGACAAACCTTCTTCAAAGTCGTGTATGATCGTATGCTGGATGTCCCGACGCAGGTCTATGGATCCGGCCTGGGCTCTTCATACCAACGGCAGGCCCTCACCCTAAGCAAACATTTCAAGGCATAAGCAATGGCTCCACCCAGCGATCTTCCCGATCCGTCCACAAGACCGACGCCGCAGAACGATCCTCAAGATGCCGAAGAGGATGAGCGGCAGCGGGAGCGGCACTCCAACGTCATCGGCATGATGGTGGGCACCGCCCTCATGTTCATCGGCTTTCTCAACATATTCCTGTCGATCAGCGGCGGGTTCGAAATCAACGTCGTACCGTTTCTGATTTACTTCGGCGGGCTCGCCATTTGGGCCAACTCCGTCGTGGAAAACCTCACCATGCGTTACTCCGTCATCGGCATTGCCCTGCTCCTTGGGCTGGCCTTGGCTCATTACGGCGAGGTGCTGTTTTGGCATAAGCAGGTGGTCTTCTGGGGTACGGTGGTCGTCGTCATGTACTTCATGTTCAACGAACCCAAGAAACCGGCCTGACGGATGTCGGCCTCCGCTTCCCTACCGCGATGACGATCACAGTCATCATCCCAGCGCTCAATGAAGAACGAGTCATCGGCCGCACGCTCTCGCACACGGGGCGGCTGGGATTCGATGCGATTACCGTCGTCGATGGGGGCAGCACCGACCGGACGCGCGAGATAGTCGAATCAGCCATGGTGCCGGCCGGCGAGAGGATTCGTCTCCTGACGGCCCCCCAAGGCCGGGCCAGACAATTGAACGCCGGGGCTGCGTCCGCCGATTCCGAGGTCCTCCTGTTCCTGCATGCGGACACGCGGCTTCCGGAGAACGCCCGCGACGTCGTCGAAAAAACCTTCGGCGACCGTGCCTGCGTCGGCGGCCGCTTCGACGTCCGATTCGATACGGACACCCCGATCGCCCGCACCGTCGCCCGCTTCATGAACCTACGCTCCAGGCTCAGCGGGATTTCCACGGGAGATCAGGCTCTGTTCGTACGCCGCCGGGTGTTTGAGGAACTCGGGCGGTTTGCGGACATTCCGCTGATGGAAGATATCGAGTTCTCGCGCCGCCTCAAGCGGGCCGGCACCGTGGCTGCGCTGCGTGACCAAGTCGTCACGGCCTACCGCCGCTGGCAAACCCAAGGCCCGATCCGGACCATTCTCTTGATGTGGACGCTCCGACTCCTGTACTGGCTGGGCGTCAATCCCTTCACCCTTCACAAAATGTATCAGGTAGTTCGCTGACATGACCGCACAACCCTCGTCCGCGCACCGTCCGCCGACCGGCCCGCGTGCCGTAAACGCCCTCGTCGTATTCGCCAAGGCACCGGTGCCCGGTCAGGTCAAGACCCGGCTGTGCCCGCCCTTGACTTCGGACGAGGCGGCGACCTTGCACGGGAGTTTCGTGCTCGATCAACTGGAACGGACCAAGGCGGCCATCACCAAATTCAAGCTGCCTGTCGACCGCTTCGTCGCCTGTTCCCCCTCGTCCGCGCACGTGTTCTTCAAGATCCTCTCGGCTCGGCACAACGTCGGCCTACTGGACCAAACGGGAGATGACCTCGGCACCCGCATGGAACAGGTATTTGCCGACCTCTTCGCCCGTGGTTATCAACGGATCGTGCTGGTCGGGACGGATGTGCCGAACCTCCCGCTCACACATTATCGCCAGGCGTTCGACCTACTGCAGCAGCACGATGTGG
This Nitrospiraceae bacterium DNA region includes the following protein-coding sequences:
- a CDS encoding DUF2156 domain-containing protein, which translates into the protein MAGSPLQIVPSRVCLQCDVCCRFPERDSFLRPYFSAEERSQAIAAGLSADVLPHQGGGQVELVPHPHGEGYLCPAFDPTTAHCRIYESRPLDCRLYPFALMWDAAGKRVLLGWDAKCPYLLDSPPPGLDQAAEQLTRWLEEDTQVDLLARNPRLVGRFQDDIVGMRKLDRVTERLTSLGKFHRSWPLRLQDRDRFESAARLALRGVEQPLAAYSFAYHYMWRRALAYSWREVKERFCLFGHSPDGLFLALPPLGEGPIASSLAEAFRGMKEENQGRPVTRVEHLPAELVAEVRALGYRVTALEPDYVYEAAAMADLSGDAYKSQRAACNRFVREQAGRFERYRSDDRHDCLALFRDWVGQKHAAGADDYGRALLEDAAGAHEEALSEHAALGLIGGVVRVGGRICAYTLGTWLTPAVFCVLIEVADRTVTGLGPFIFREFCRQARADGALWVNTMDDSGLPHLAKSKHLYHPTHLLPNYCVTES
- a CDS encoding diguanylate cyclase → MGVPDQPDSPQYDPQALLNAQPVSLIIIEPASYRVLYQNSASQARFGRMIDRTCHQEIAGCATPCAYCKAPAALQTGHTTSNEVQLRNGTWVLIQWSCVPTGDGQVHLAESITDITALKQEQARTNSLNIQLQEANRQLTHLNEQLRDKSVRDGLTGLYNHSYFQESIAQLAATAERTNSPLSLIFIDLDNFKEINDRYGHKAGDEVLRGMGWLLDSRQTLEPGAHIGRSSDVPARYGGDEFAIILPNTPIDGAVILAERLFRRIATLMLLPEFSTLTDAAFSLTASIGVAGLPLHAKSPGELIIAADRAVYAAKAAGRNCVRVCAEASERTAPSSRT
- a CDS encoding glutathione S-transferase N-terminal domain-containing protein; the encoded protein is MALTLYHVEWCPDCAVVRDRLEELNLTYEGIIVPDFRPMRKLVHEVSGQYYVPVLKDGDTILTETHDILAHLDTHYAKADS
- a CDS encoding 2'-deoxycytidine 5'-triphosphate deaminase, which encodes MTRARSGQGILPYQQITQLIAKGAIKADPPVESRQIQPASLDLRLGAKAYRLISSFLPELSAISSRLNVLDFYQSDLVMYEMDLTKGAILEKGHVYLVPLLETLNLPATVRARANPKSTTGRLDVFTRIVTDLTSGFDEIRAGYRGPLFLEVVPRSFAIKVQTGYCLNQIRFVRGDAAVADGALQKVHTGAPLLYHNSAPPRPVAAKDFRTDRGLFLRINLTGGDRKDGVIGYRAKKNSHVIDLSKIGHYAAQDFWEPLKPQRHDSLLLEPEEFYILASKERIRVPPGYAAEMVAYEAACGELRTHYAGFFDPGFGYGAGELRGTQVVLEVRPHDVPFLIHDGQTFFKVVYDRMLDVPTQVYGSGLGSSYQRQALTLSKHFKA
- a CDS encoding TIGR04283 family arsenosugar biosynthesis glycosyltransferase, coding for MTITVIIPALNEERVIGRTLSHTGRLGFDAITVVDGGSTDRTREIVESAMVPAGERIRLLTAPQGRARQLNAGAASADSEVLLFLHADTRLPENARDVVEKTFGDRACVGGRFDVRFDTDTPIARTVARFMNLRSRLSGISTGDQALFVRRRVFEELGRFADIPLMEDIEFSRRLKRAGTVAALRDQVVTAYRRWQTQGPIRTILLMWTLRLLYWLGVNPFTLHKMYQVVR
- a CDS encoding TIGR04282 family arsenosugar biosynthesis glycosyltransferase, with the translated sequence MTAQPSSAHRPPTGPRAVNALVVFAKAPVPGQVKTRLCPPLTSDEAATLHGSFVLDQLERTKAAITKFKLPVDRFVACSPSSAHVFFKILSARHNVGLLDQTGDDLGTRMEQVFADLFARGYQRIVLVGTDVPNLPLTHYRQAFDLLQQHDVVFGPAQDGGYYLLGLRKPVPQLFRGIPWSTDQVLARSDQQAAEAGVSRARVPVWRDVDTLDDLNILIDDAAADRKRPKGEQLFSSRTAGALELTGKRLRERRT